The Dehalococcoidales bacterium DNA segment CGGCGCCGGCCAAGTTGAACCTGACGCTTGAAGTGCTTGGCGAACGCCCGGACGGCTTTCATGAAATCCTCAGCGTCATCCAGACGACAAGCCTGTCCGACCGCCTATCTTTTCGGGCCAGCGATGTCATCGAATTCAAATGTACTTCACCGGGCTGGGCTGCTGAAAAAAGCCTGGTAGCCAGAGCTACCGGGCTGCTTCAAGAGACTACGGGCTGTTCCAGAGGAGTATCAATAGAGGTCGAAAAACACATCCCTCTGCTTTCGGGGCTGGGCGGGGACAGCAGTGACGCCGCCGCCGTTCTGTGCGGGCTTAACCGGCTATGGGAGGCGGGGTTGTCAACGGAGCGACTGCGTGCCCTGGCGGCGCAACTCGGCTCGGACGTGCCGTTCTTTCTTTACGGGGGAACGGCACTGGTCGAGGGGAGAGGGGAAAAGGTAACCCCCCTGCCGACATTCCCCCACCACTGGATTGTACTGGTTATCCCGTCTCCGCCAGTACTGCAGGGGAAGACAAAGCGACTCTACGACAGCCTCAATCCTGTTCATTTTACCGACGGAAAGATAACACAGCGGATGGTGGAGACTCTGAAATCGGCGGGAAAATTCACGTCGTCGTTTTTATTCAACTCTTTTGAGCAGGTGGCATCTACTCAGTTCCCGGGACTGGATACCTGCCGGGAACAGATGGCACAGGCTGGCGCCACCGAGATTCACCTGGCGGGCTCAGGCCCGGCGTTATTTACCCTGACGCAAGACGAGAACGAGGCTGAAGGACTGTACCAGCGCCTGCGGCAGCAAGGACAGGAATGTTACCTGGCTGAGACTCTATCCGCAATTGACAGGTAGAAAAAAAAGCTCTGTCATGATTTAATATTACTATTGGACAACATTATGATGGAGGTAAACAATGAGCGACACGGATAAAAATCTACAGGAAGCCTTTGCCGGGGAAAGTCAGGCCAACCGCCGCTACCT contains these protein-coding regions:
- the ispE gene encoding 4-(cytidine 5'-diphospho)-2-C-methyl-D-erythritol kinase; this translates as MLTVPAPAKLNLTLEVLGERPDGFHEILSVIQTTSLSDRLSFRASDVIEFKCTSPGWAAEKSLVARATGLLQETTGCSRGVSIEVEKHIPLLSGLGGDSSDAAAVLCGLNRLWEAGLSTERLRALAAQLGSDVPFFLYGGTALVEGRGEKVTPLPTFPHHWIVLVIPSPPVLQGKTKRLYDSLNPVHFTDGKITQRMVETLKSAGKFTSSFLFNSFEQVASTQFPGLDTCREQMAQAGATEIHLAGSGPALFTLTQDENEAEGLYQRLRQQGQECYLAETLSAIDR